A stretch of DNA from Candidatus Neomarinimicrobiota bacterium:
GCCGTTGTATAAAAATCTTGACCCTTTGCGCTCAGTATAGCAGCTCTCAAGAGGACAAATATCTGGAGCCTTATGTAGTTGTACTCCGGTATCTGTAGCGGATGATTCGATCACTTCGGTAACCTCAGCCAGTTGAGAGGAGGTTACTGCCGGTACGTTGGTTTTGAAGATGCCGCACTTTTCGCGTGCAATGGCAGAAAGATCGTGGCCGAGATATTCCATATGATCATAATGTATCGGCATAAGAACTGTCAGAACAGAGTGAGCCACATTGCTGGAGTCGAGTTGACCGCCGAGGCCGACTTCTATGACCGCAACATCTACCTCACTGTGGGCAAAATATGAGAAGGCGAGGGCGGTTGTTGTTTCGAAGAATGTTGATCCGAGAGTGTCGATATCAGTCGCGAAAGAGTTGAGGAATTTGACTACTGTTTCATCTGTGACAGGCGTTCCGTCGATGCGAATTCGTTCGTTATATCTGACCAGATGGGGAGACGTGTAGAGCCCCACTTTTCTTCCGGATGACTTCAGGATCGATGCTATCATCGCTGCAGTGGAACCTTTACCGTTTGTGCCGGCGATATGAATGACTGGGACGTCCCTGTGAGGATTGCCACACTTCGCCAGAAGTGCTTCAGTACGATGTAATCCAACCTTAATGCCTCTGCGTCTCAAGGTGTAGAGGCGGTTCAGTAAAGTGTCATCGACTGTCTGTTCGTCCATTTTCAGTCTCGGCTTGGTGCGAAGAGCTTAATCCAACTGGAGCAGTGTCACCTCTCCGAGCGGTTCACCAAGGAACCGATGGGCCAACTCTTCAAATTTCTGCGGCATATCTGAGACAAAACATCTCAATTCATCCGCTTCTGCATCAGATGCAATATTCCCGTTCTTCAGCGTAGACGCAA
This window harbors:
- a CDS encoding folylpolyglutamate synthase/dihydrofolate synthase family protein; its protein translation is MDEQTVDDTLLNRLYTLRRRGIKVGLHRTEALLAKCGNPHRDVPVIHIAGTNGKGSTAAMIASILKSSGRKVGLYTSPHLVRYNERIRIDGTPVTDETVVKFLNSFATDIDTLGSTFFETTTALAFSYFAHSEVDVAVIEVGLGGQLDSSNVAHSVLTVLMPIHYDHMEYLGHDLSAIAREKCGIFKTNVPAVTSSQLAEVTEVIESSATDTGVQLHKAPDICPLESCYTERKGSRFLYNGTDLVIPLIGQHQITNAQTAIAASLIFDRAIEMAAIAAGLREVHWPARLQQMSTRPLIFYDVAHNPHGLDAVFKTLQQLFPSKKIGAVYALKKSKHLDEIVRLLKEYCHTVIATVPDHDEFFDLDVLTRKLNGSAVAAAAAPKPQAAFSLMKEGAEGPELWLIFGTHYIAKDVFDYFRFPFDNGQI